One Alnus glutinosa chromosome 3, dhAlnGlut1.1, whole genome shotgun sequence genomic region harbors:
- the LOC133864045 gene encoding LOB domain-containing protein 18-like produces the protein MSANPTSSGGSSGGGSGSGGGGGPCGACKFLRRKCVPGCIFAPYFDSEQGAAHFAAVHKVFGASNVSKLLLHIPMHKRLDAVVTICYEAQARLRDPVYGCVAHIFALQQQVVNLQAELSYLQAHLATLELPSPPPAPPPPTAMTPPPLSIADLPSASVMPVTYDLSSLFDPMVQPSWAMQQRSMDPRQLGGGGSLSGGGGDLQALARELLHRHGSAPPGSTSSTSPSLSKLD, from the exons ATGAGTGCAAACCCTACTAGTAGTGGCGGAAGCAGCGGCGGCGGAAGCGGTAGCGGCGGCGGTGGAGGGCCATGCGGTGCGTGCAAGTTTTTGCGGCGGAAGTGTGTGCCGGGGTGTATATTTGCGCCTTACTTTGATTCGGAGCAAGGAGCAGCCCATTTCGCAGCTGTGCACAAGGTGTTTGGGGCGAGCAACGTGTCCAAGCTTCTTCTCCATATTCCTATGCATAAGCGGCTTGATGCGGTGGTAACAATATGTTATGAAGCGCAGGCTCGGCTTAGAGATCCTGTATACGGCTGCGTTGCTCACATCTTTGCTCTTCAACAACAG GTGGTGAATTTACAAGCAGAGCTCTCGTACTTGCAAGCCCACCTTGCAACATTAGAGCTACCATCACCGCCACCCGCTCCACCGCCTCCAACAGCGATGACACCACCACCACTCTCCATCGCGGACCTCCCTTCAGCCTCTGTCATGCCTGTCACGTATGATTTGTCATCACTTTTCGATCCCATGGTGCAACCCTCGTGGGCCATGCAGCAGCGCTCCATGGATCCACGTCAATTAGGAGGCGGCGGTTCATTGTCGGGTGGTGGCGGCGATCTCCAAGCATTGGCACGAGAACTCCTCCATAGACATGGGTCTGCACCCCCCGGATCCACTTCTTCAACGTCTCCATCTCTCTCCAAATTAGACTGA